One window of Streptomyces sp. NBC_00273 genomic DNA carries:
- a CDS encoding response regulator produces MARVITVSVVDDDRMLLDGLRAWLGGVPELRLVATAATVGELLGAPDAQLPYGFGATGYSPPDIVLLDLVLRDGSAPADNIRRLLRTGSRVLMISTVPDRSRIIEAIRAGADGYLTKDHDLPTLVAAIKDLASGQGALSAELAFACAYDDSPARPRLSPRERQILLDYASGLTLKSAARRAGITVHTAKDYLDRVKAKYQQAGRPTYTKLDLAQRVREDSLDAG; encoded by the coding sequence ATGGCCCGGGTGATCACCGTTTCGGTGGTGGACGACGACCGGATGCTCCTCGACGGCCTACGGGCCTGGCTCGGCGGCGTGCCGGAGCTGCGGCTCGTGGCGACCGCCGCCACCGTCGGGGAGCTCCTCGGCGCACCGGACGCGCAACTGCCGTACGGCTTCGGGGCGACGGGCTACTCCCCGCCCGACATCGTCCTCCTCGATCTCGTCCTGCGCGACGGCTCCGCCCCCGCCGACAACATCCGGCGGCTGCTGCGGACCGGCAGCCGCGTCCTGATGATCAGCACGGTGCCCGACCGCTCCCGGATCATCGAAGCCATCCGGGCCGGCGCCGACGGCTACCTGACCAAGGACCACGACCTGCCCACCCTGGTCGCCGCGATCAAGGACCTGGCCTCGGGCCAGGGCGCCCTCTCCGCGGAACTCGCCTTCGCCTGCGCCTACGACGACAGCCCCGCACGCCCCCGCCTCTCGCCCCGGGAACGACAGATCCTCCTCGACTACGCCTCCGGACTGACCCTGAAGTCCGCCGCCCGGCGCGCCGGCATCACCGTCCACACCGCCAAGGACTACCTGGACCGGGTCAAGGCCAAGTACCAACAGGCGGGCCGCCCCACCTACACCAAGCTCGACCTGGCCCAGCGGGTCCGCGAGGACAGTCTCGACGCGGGCTGA
- a CDS encoding sensor histidine kinase — MASGLQRAQSFLIVATLLYRASHLTVGALAVAQRRSELPLQYAGFAAALGLSVLTYGAALRRGWFDRRHIWADVLVTGCALPLVLWAWGGVHEPPAIAWAMLLGGSASAVAAISLRRLHALVVIGLLIGTHFIGYHAVGASPAVILGHTNSLVSSAVMTWLFRWYLLRQGRLLDEANARAVAAEAHKARYAERLEHHRALHDTVLATLTTLASGSVDANAPEVRQRCAREAAYLRRLIQQTAEEVHHREIGTALEEAVGHVESLQLRVTAQYHDLPQVPPEVAAALGDAVREALNNVRRHAGTGHAYLTATRDPDGRGGAVVTVVDRGPGFDPARCEPGLGLRGSVHGRMAEVGGRATVDTAPGEGVRVELRWPG, encoded by the coding sequence GTGGCATCGGGCCTGCAACGCGCCCAGTCCTTCCTGATCGTGGCCACCCTGCTGTACCGGGCGAGCCATCTGACGGTGGGCGCCCTCGCCGTCGCCCAGCGCCGGTCGGAACTCCCCCTGCAGTACGCGGGATTCGCCGCCGCCCTGGGACTGAGCGTGCTGACCTACGGCGCCGCCCTGCGGCGCGGCTGGTTCGACCGGCGGCACATCTGGGCGGACGTCCTGGTCACCGGCTGCGCACTACCCCTGGTCCTCTGGGCCTGGGGCGGCGTCCACGAACCGCCCGCGATCGCCTGGGCCATGCTGCTCGGCGGCTCGGCGAGCGCCGTCGCCGCCATCTCCCTCCGACGGCTCCACGCCCTCGTCGTGATCGGCCTCCTCATCGGCACCCACTTCATCGGCTACCACGCGGTGGGCGCGAGCCCCGCCGTGATTCTCGGCCACACCAACTCGCTCGTGTCCTCGGCCGTGATGACCTGGCTCTTCCGGTGGTACCTGCTCCGCCAGGGCCGCCTCCTCGACGAGGCCAACGCCCGCGCGGTGGCCGCCGAGGCCCACAAGGCGCGCTACGCCGAGCGGCTGGAACACCACCGGGCGCTGCACGACACCGTCCTCGCCACCCTGACCACCCTGGCCTCTGGCTCGGTCGACGCCAACGCCCCCGAGGTGCGCCAGCGCTGCGCGCGCGAGGCCGCGTACCTGCGCCGCCTGATCCAACAAACCGCCGAGGAGGTCCACCACCGGGAGATCGGCACGGCCCTGGAAGAGGCGGTCGGACACGTCGAGAGCCTCCAACTGCGGGTCACCGCCCAGTACCACGACCTGCCGCAGGTGCCCCCCGAGGTCGCCGCCGCGCTGGGGGACGCCGTCCGCGAGGCCCTGAACAACGTACGGCGCCACGCGGGCACCGGACACGCCTACCTCACCGCCACCAGGGACCCGGACGGACGCGGGGGAGCCGTCGTCACCGTGGTCGACCGGGGGCCCGGATTCGACCCCGCGCGGTGCGAGCCCGGCCTCGGCCTGCGCGGTTCGGTCCACGGCCGGATGGCGGAGGTGGGGGGCCGGGCGACCGTGGACACCGCCCCCGGCGAGGGCGTGAGGGTGGAGCTGAGATGGCCCGGGTGA